GCGCGACGACGATTCCGGCGTTGATGGCCACGCGCTGCGAGGTCGCGCGCAGGCGTTCAAAACCCTCGCCCGACGACCGGCGCGCGCGAAGCCACGCTTGGTAGGCGGAAAGGTGGGCCCCAAGCGCCGCCGGCGATCGTTGCGCAAGCGCGCCGTGGATCCGGTCGGAGCCCGCCACGAGGTACGGCGTGACGAGCGACGACAGCGCCGCGACGGCGACCGTGATGGGAAAGAGGTGGGCGGAGACAAGGCCAAGCTGCTGGCCGCGGCTTGCGATCACGAACGAGAACTCGCCGATGTTGCCCGAGGCCGCGCCGGTCTTGACGGCCGTGCGGGGCGAGGCGCCCACGGACAGCTGCGCGACGGAGAGGATCGAGAACTTCGCGACGACGAGCACCACGAGGACGGCCGCGATGGCAAGTCCGTAGCCGGGCAGGAGACGCGTGTCGACGAGCATGCCGATGGACACGAAGAAGACGGCCGTGAACATGTTGCGCACGGGCGCGAAGGCGTGCTCGATGTCGCGCCAGCCGCGCGACTCGGCGGTGAGGGCTCCAAGCAGGAAGGCGCCAAGCGCCACCGAGAGGCCAAGCCCGGCGGCCAAGAGCGCGCCGCCCAGGCACAGCCCAAGCGCCAGCAGCGTGATGACCTCGTCGCGACGCGTGGCGACCACCCGGTCGACCAGGCGGGGCACGACGAGCAGGCCCACGATGAGGAGCACGAGCACGAACAGCGCGAATTGGAGGAGGATGGCCCCAAGCTCGCCCACCTCGACCACGCCGACCACGGCGCGCGGCAGGAGCGAGATGATGACGACGGCCGCGATGTCCTCGACGAGCAGGATGCCGATGAGCCGTTGGGCGTAGTCCTCGCCGGCCTCGCCCCGCTCCTGCACGATCTTCACGACGACGACCGTGGAGGTGACGCACAGCACGGCCCCGAGGAACAGGCTGTCGACGGGGTTCCAGCCGAGCCCCTGGCCAAGCAGGTAGCCCACGACGAGCAGGAACCCGATCTCCGCCGCGCCCACGGCCAAGGCCGCGCCGCCCACGGCGCGCAGCTTGCGCAGGTTGAACTCGAGGCCGATCGAGAAGAGCAGGAAGACGACGCCAAGCGCGGCGAGGGTCTCGATCGCCGCGACGTCCGAGACGGGCGCGAAGGGAACGCCAAGCGACGGCAGGAGGTACGGCCCGACGAGGAGCCCCGCGAGGATGTAGCCGAGGACCACCGGCTGGCGCGTGCGGTGCGCGACAAGCGACGTGACCGCGGCGACCACGAGCACGATGGCAAGGTCGCGGACGAAGCCCAGGTCGGAGAGCTCGGACATCTACGCGACGAGCATGCTTGAGCGCGACTTTAAATCCCGCCGGTCCGAATGATGGGCATGCAAGCGGCGGCGTTCCTGGCCCTTGCGGCCGTCCTCCTCGCCGGCTGCGTCGTGCCGCCGTTCTCCCCGCCGATCGGCACGTGCCCACAATTCCCCGAAACGCAGCTTACGTTGCGCGTCGAGGGTTTCGACGACGCGCTGGAAAAGGCGCGCTTCCGGACGGGAGGCCTGCGCACGGCGCTTTCCTGCGCAATCGTGCCGTGGGTGGACGTGCCGGCGATCGGGCCCGACGCGGCGCGGGGGCCGCTCCTCGTGTACCTCTTCCACGAGCTTCGGCTGGAGTTCGCCGGAAGCGCCGCCCGTCTGGAAGCCGAGATGGACGTGCGGGCGTTGGGCGAGAACGCGACGATGGAGGTACGTAGGCTCGGCGACGGAAGTCTTCGCGCAGCGTGGAACGGCACGGACCTGCGCGTGCTACGCTCCGAAACCCTCGCCGGCCGGCACGCCCTCGACGATCTCTCGCGCGACGGAGAGGCGCGGCTGCCGGGCGGACCGTGGAACGTCACGTTCCCGGTGAACTCCTCGTGGAACCGGGGCGTGTGGGCGCAGGCGTCGCCGGGCGAGGGCAACGCGACCGTGCGCATCGAGTTGCACGGTCCCGACGGCACCTTCCTCGAGCGGGGCCCCGTCGCGGGCGAGCCGGGGACCGAGCTTCATCGCTCGGGTCTGCTGCCTGGCACGTGGACGGTGCGGTTCGTGCCCTTGGACGGCTCGGGGACGGTCGCGTGGTCGGTGGCCTTCTTCTATTGATCCGACCTACTTCGCCTTCTCCTTCTTTTCCAGCACGCGAGCGTTGTCGCCGCGCACCGTGACGGGGATGGGCACCATGGCCTCGAAGAGCTCCACGGTGATCTCCTCCTTGCCCTCGTCGATGCGCTGCACGCGCGCCTTCTCGCCCTTGAACGGGCCGGCGATGAGCTCCACGATGTCGCCCTCGGCGATGCCCGAGACGGAGGGCTTGGGCGTGAGGAAGTGCTCGACCTGCGAAAGCGAGGTCGTGCCGTCGACGAGGCCTCGCGCGTGGGGAATGCCCTTGACGAGGCGCTCCACGATGTCGCGCTCCTTGGCCTCGATGAGCACGTAACCGCGAAGCTCCGCCGGCGCCAGCACGGCGTACACGTCGGCCTTTCCCTTGCTCGCCTTCGTGACGACCATCTGGGCCACCATCTTCTCTTGGTTGATGGTGGTCTTGAGGGCGAGGATGCCCTTGTCGATCTCGGCGTCCGGCTTTGCCTCGTCGGCCATGGAAAACACCAAAAAGGTGGGTTCGACAGACGGGTGGGCCTATTTAGGCGTTGCGCCTCAGAGGCCAAGCAGCGGCGGCAGCTTGTCCATGATGAGGAAGATCACGAACCCGAGCCCGCCGATGACGGCGATCCCGACGGCCGTCACCTTGGAGTTCCGCGCGAACTCCTCCGAGTCCGGCTTTCGCGCCATCTTCAGGACGCGGCCGTAGCGGCCCTTGCCCATGTGCTTGAACCGGGACTCGAGGCGGGCCTGCGTGTCCCAGGCCTTGTCGACGAACCGCGGCTCGGATTGCATCGCCATGGGGCTCGGCTGCCACAAAAGGCTGCCACTATTTATCCTTGGCGGGAAAGGGGACGGACGACCAGTCGCGGAACGATCGACGGGCCCGCGTGCGGGCCGACGCGACGGGAACGATCTCGTACGCGGCCGGGGGCGCGGTTGCGAGCACCACGGGCAGGCCCAGAAGCTCGTCCCGCCGAAACACGGTGAGTTCGACGCGGTCGCCGGGGAACCGCTCCGCGATCCGCTCCTCCAGCGATACGACGCGGAAGCCGTCCAAGGCCACAAGCTCGTCGCCGGGGGCAACGCCCGCCTCTTGCGCCGGCGAGCCGTCGAACACGTTCTCGACCGTCGTCTTCGTTCCCTCCCGCAGCCGAAGGCCAAGCCATGCGCGCGGTCGCGCGGCGCGCGCCGGATCGGCCGGCCATCGGCCGTCGCGCCGCGGACGCCACTCGGGCCGCGGGGGCGGCTTCCCGTCGCCCTTGGACAGGCGAAGGCCCACGGTGGAAAGCACGCTCCAGTCGAGCTCGTCCGTTCTCCGCACGTAGCGGCGGCGGAAGGCCTCGAGGGATCCGCCGGCGACCTCCTGCGCGGCGCGCCAGAAATCGTCCTCGGACGTCGCGATGCGTCGTTTGCCAAAGGTCCGCCACAGCAAGCGCAACGCGTCGTCGAGCGAGCGGCGGCCCCTCGTGCGGCGGCGGATCTCGAGATCCAAAAGAAGCGCGACGAGCGAGCCTTTCTGGTAGTAGCTCACGCCGCTGTTGGGGCTGTCCTCGTCCGGGCGGTAGAACTTGATCCACGCGTCGAAGCTCGACTCGTCGAGGCTCTGTCGACGCCGCCCGGGCGTCGCGTCGAAGC
This genomic stretch from Candidatus Thermoplasmatota archaeon harbors:
- a CDS encoding cation:proton antiporter, producing MSELSDLGFVRDLAIVLVVAAVTSLVAHRTRQPVVLGYILAGLLVGPYLLPSLGVPFAPVSDVAAIETLAALGVVFLLFSIGLEFNLRKLRAVGGAALAVGAAEIGFLLVVGYLLGQGLGWNPVDSLFLGAVLCVTSTVVVVKIVQERGEAGEDYAQRLIGILLVEDIAAVVIISLLPRAVVGVVEVGELGAILLQFALFVLVLLIVGLLVVPRLVDRVVATRRDEVITLLALGLCLGGALLAAGLGLSVALGAFLLGALTAESRGWRDIEHAFAPVRNMFTAVFFVSIGMLVDTRLLPGYGLAIAAVLVVLVVAKFSILSVAQLSVGASPRTAVKTGAASGNIGEFSFVIASRGQQLGLVSAHLFPITVAVAALSSLVTPYLVAGSDRIHGALAQRSPAALGAHLSAYQAWLRARRSSGEGFERLRATSQRVAINAGIVVALLVMAGVLTRLLFEGIRFGPVAGPLSLAALWIVFGVLAIPSAYRIATGLRDLFAEAAEPRTGLGPALVYSAFVAVTALALAVALGLLLGPLWRDLPPLSVAAFVVSSVALASVLLWRALSRLHRHWEETLRSALGEEVPRKELFALLRDYPLDLSVDRATVAPASQVAYRTIGEIDLKRRTGATIAGVQRQHMLLAPRATTVVAPGDVLVLVGEPSQLAGAKGYLSAKRVDEPVPMAVRELRVAQTSALADLTLAATQLRSRAGVTVLALRRRGEVLANPDPSMRIEPDDVLIVLGDEEAILRAAGLVGAPEDKDASKLPHESGAGRKS
- a CDS encoding transcription elongation factor Spt5; this encodes MADEAKPDAEIDKGILALKTTINQEKMVAQMVVTKASKGKADVYAVLAPAELRGYVLIEAKERDIVERLVKGIPHARGLVDGTTSLSQVEHFLTPKPSVSGIAEGDIVELIAGPFKGEKARVQRIDEGKEEITVELFEAMVPIPVTVRGDNARVLEKKEKAK
- a CDS encoding protein translocase SEC61 complex subunit gamma codes for the protein MAMQSEPRFVDKAWDTQARLESRFKHMGKGRYGRVLKMARKPDSEEFARNSKVTAVGIAVIGGLGFVIFLIMDKLPPLLGL